The Ignavibacteriales bacterium genome has a window encoding:
- the rplA gene encoding 50S ribosomal protein L1, giving the protein MRQYSKRYKAVAKKVQPKNYTIAEAVSIVKETASAKFSEAVDIAIRLGLDPKKADQALRGTVALPHGIGKEVRVLVIAKSPKDDEARAAGADHVGYKDYLEKIQQGWADVDVIIASPDVMGDLGKLGKILGPRGLMPNPKSGTVTVDVAKAVKEVKAGKIEFRVEKAGIVHATIGKANFEKEKLVENINSFLSTIMRLKPATAKGTYVKSIAISTTMGPGVHIDRAEAGAHA; this is encoded by the coding sequence ATGAGACAATATAGCAAACGATACAAAGCTGTTGCAAAAAAAGTTCAACCCAAAAACTATACTATTGCTGAAGCGGTTAGTATAGTCAAAGAGACTGCTTCTGCAAAATTTTCTGAGGCGGTTGATATTGCCATTCGCCTCGGACTCGATCCAAAGAAGGCAGACCAAGCGCTTCGCGGCACAGTTGCATTGCCGCATGGAATTGGTAAAGAAGTTCGTGTGCTCGTGATTGCGAAATCGCCGAAGGATGATGAGGCCAGGGCGGCGGGTGCCGACCATGTTGGATACAAGGACTATTTAGAAAAAATTCAGCAAGGGTGGGCGGATGTCGATGTCATTATTGCCTCTCCAGATGTCATGGGTGATCTTGGAAAGCTTGGAAAAATTCTTGGTCCACGCGGTTTAATGCCGAATCCCAAAAGCGGTACCGTGACAGTTGACGTAGCAAAAGCAGTGAAGGAAGTAAAAGCTGGCAAAATTGAATTCCGAGTCGAAAAGGCTGGCATTGTTCATGCCACCATTGGTAAAGCAAATTTTGAAAAAGAAAAATTAGTTGAGAACATTAATTCGTTTCTCAGCACCATTATGCGCTTGAAACCTGCAACAGCAAAAGGAACGTATGTTAAAAGTATTGCCATTTCCACAACGATGGGACCTGGCGTGCATATCGACCGAGCTGAAGCGGGAGCGCATGCATAA